The window GTAATAGCGTATTTGTTTAGACTCAGTGTGATTGTGAATACACTCGACCTGTTTTTTACACTAAAAATTTTCAGTCTCTCTGTCGTTTGCTGATAATTTCTGGCATTTGAATATTCTATAGTGCCGAATGTGATCCGACAATCTTGGATTATCTTCTATATTGTTGCAGAGCTAAGATCGGGTCTAATTCAAATCTAAACGGGTGTGTTAGATTTTGGGGTACTGCGATGTCATGCATTCCTCGCCACAGAAGAAGTGCTCTGCTATCTCTCCGTCTGAATCGCGTATCGTAACCCCACTGTACTTCATTTGCTCGCTGATTACCTGTCCACAGTAATCACACCGGTAATTCGGTGACCCATCGACTAGGACTCGGGTTGACTTGTTTTGGATATTCAGTTCGCCAGCGGCTGCATTGCTGCTGGCCTCCATAGCGCAACGAGCAGTTGTCAGTGACTGCTCCGCCTCAGTTTGTCCATTCATCGTATGATTCGCTGTTGACCGCAATCACACTTGTTCCGTCTACTGTTACGTACTACTCCGGAGCCGTACTGGTCGTTTTACCGACGTTTTCCACCTATGCTGGGTTACTGCCCGGACTGTGGTGGTCTACGCAGGTTACCGGGGTGAAAGTGTAAAAAACGTATAACGGAGCGCTACAGCCGCTAGTTGCCTCGCTTGCCGGGGCATTTTTGTCGTCTGGGTACCCGGATTCATACCTTCCCATACGAATCTACTATATTTAATCATTTGGTTAGCATCTACAGCCTCGCCACTGAACTGGTTTCGCCTGCAAGCCCGAAGCAAGATGAATGTGAACAACACTCACAAAACAACTAAGTGTACATCCATTAAAGATAGATACATGAAACCGGGCGTCGACGTTATGGCTTGGGAAGCAAGCCCACTGTCCCGGCACTTGATCGGTGCGGATTCCTTCACATCCGGTTTTACGTTTTTTACATTTTTCAAATTTTAAACCGACGTAGACCACCACAGTGCGGGCAAACGCCAGCACACAGGTGAAAAACGTCGGTTCTGGCTGGTTCACAAATACCAGCCGACGGTTCTCGGGTCGTGATGACCCGTTTCACGAAGCGTTGCGACACCAACTACAAAAACACACTCAGCGACATCATGAACGCACAAAACACGCAGGAGTACCGTAGCCCACAATCATCAGACATTGCACACGCAGACCAAACGCGGAGTGCAGCCCTCGAAAGCGTTGAGCGCCAATCAATCAGAGTCGTAATTAGCTCGATTGAAACGCGACACTGCGACCACTGCGGCGAAACGATTGGCGAGAACGTCCGGTATCGAAATGTTACTACCAGAGATAGTGCTGGCAACGTTTCGGAATACGCGTTTTGCGGTGTCGACTGTAAGACCGCTCGGTTCCCGAGACTAAGTTGAGCGCTGGTCGGCGTGGAGAATTTGTCCGTTTACAGGACCACTGGCTGGGGTTCTGGCTTCCCAGTGATAACGCGAACCAATATCCTCACTCGGGTTGACAGTCGCAGCCACCCTGCTCCAGAAACGCTACAATATCGTAGCTACGGCCGCAGTCTTCACACAGCACCTGAACTTCGTTGATGATGTTGAAATCGTCTACCGAGATGGCGTCGTTCTTTTCGAGACTCTCGATAGTCTGTCTCGTTACAGCGGTTGTTCGGCCCCGGAGGCGCTGTATCGATTCAATGGCGTTTTCTTTTCGTTCTGCGGGTGTCTGCTCAGGTCGGGCCGCGCCCCGGTCGTTCTTGAGATAGCGATACACCGTCTGGTGGGAAATAAAATCATCTATCACAGATTCGACATCGACCCCGTTCTGTTCGAGCCGGGAGCGTATGAGCGGGGCGTCCGCGTCATCTTCGCGAAGTGATCGATAGACCTGTTGGATATCGCCACTCAATGTCGGCGCGTCACTTCCTTCGATGGCGGACGCAAGCACCGACTGATTGAAATAATCAGCAAGATCTCGGGTACTCTCTTCCTCCCCGTCAGCACCAACCCACCGCGCTTCGAGTTCTGCACCCATCCCGACAAGATCGTATTTTTGAATTACGGTATCGACCTTGTTCGTTCCCCCACCCGGCTGTGAGTCGTCTGTGGTCATGATCCGATTTAAATGAACCCCATAGTTACTAAACACTCCCGCATATCGAACGGACTGCTGCGGTCTCTCACACGCGGAGTTTTATCCGGTCTGTGTACTGGTATGAGTTGACCGGTTCACGAACTGAACTACTCCTGCGGCTCAGAGTTAGACTCACGAACCCACGTCACTGGGACAGGGGACTTCCGGACGATTTTGGCGCTGACACCTCCCATGACGTACCTGCTGAAATCAGTCTGTCCGTGTGTCCCCATAATCGCGAGATCGATTTCATTCTCGTCGATGTAGTCACAGATCTCCTTCGAGGGGGTGCCGTGTTCAATGACACTGGCGACCGCGTCAAGCGACGCGTTCTCGACCTTCTCGGTCGCCTCGGTTATAATTTCATTCGCCCGCTCAGTCACCTCCCTCTCTTTCAGGACGGAGCGTGCATCGGGCCCGAGGCCGCCGGTCTCGACAACGTGAAGCAGATGGAGTGTTGCCCCCGTCGCCCTCGCGATATCGATCCCCTGTGTCAACGCGAGTTCTGCGCCACGGCTTCCGTCTGTTGGGACGAGGACGTGGTTCGGAGGATATACGAGTGCCCGAACTCTGGCAGGGTTCACTGCAACGACGGGAACCGCCGCCGTGTTGATGACACGTTCGGTGACGCTTCCGAGGAGGATTCGCTGGATCCCACGCTGCCCGTGTGTCGGCATAACGATGCAGTCGATGTCGGACTGTTTGCTGTAGTCGACTATCGTCTTGTGCGGGTCACCCTGAAGGACCTCGGAGACGACGGGAACGCCCTTGTCTTTCACATATTGCGCGGCTTCCGCCACGATGCGCTCCCCTTCTGTTTCGAGAACGTCGATGACCTCTCCACGAATTGTGGTGACACTATCTCGGCCGGTGTCGGCGACGTTGAGGATGTGAATCGTCGCCTCGTGTTCGGCTGCGATCTGTAGTGCGTATTCGAGAACTGATTCTGCGGCGTCGCTTCCGTCGGTCGGGAACAGGATGGTGTCGTACATACTGGTA is drawn from Haloarcula sp. CBA1129 and contains these coding sequences:
- a CDS encoding universal stress protein, which translates into the protein MYDTILFPTDGSDAAESVLEYALQIAAEHEATIHILNVADTGRDSVTTIRGEVIDVLETEGERIVAEAAQYVKDKGVPVVSEVLQGDPHKTIVDYSKQSDIDCIVMPTHGQRGIQRILLGSVTERVINTAAVPVVAVNPARVRALVYPPNHVLVPTDGSRGAELALTQGIDIARATGATLHLLHVVETGGLGPDARSVLKEREVTERANEIITEATEKVENASLDAVASVIEHGTPSKEICDYIDENEIDLAIMGTHGQTDFSRYVMGGVSAKIVRKSPVPVTWVRESNSEPQE
- the rdfA gene encoding rod-determining factor RdfA, with protein sequence MTTDDSQPGGGTNKVDTVIQKYDLVGMGAELEARWVGADGEEESTRDLADYFNQSVLASAIEGSDAPTLSGDIQQVYRSLREDDADAPLIRSRLEQNGVDVESVIDDFISHQTVYRYLKNDRGAARPEQTPAERKENAIESIQRLRGRTTAVTRQTIESLEKNDAISVDDFNIINEVQVLCEDCGRSYDIVAFLEQGGCDCQPE